GATTGGGTCTGTTTCTAATTGTTAGTTAAAAGCGGGAAAATCCTGTTCAGAGCCATTTGTTGGCGCAATACCAAAGCCTTGATACGAGCGGTAACGGTCGCGCGCTTGTTGCTTTAACGTTGGCTCAGACGGAACAAGATCGATAATGTGGCGGCATTTTACCGCATTCATTGGTCCTTTGGCAGACAGATTAATCAGCAAAGGCACAAAGTTTTGTGGTGTACTGCTCCCAATGAGTACTGGTGCGCCATAGCGGGGCGCAAACTGCACCTGAGCATGGGCCACAAACTGTTCGGTTGGTAAGGCAAACAGTAGATCATCAATGGCCGCGGCTTGCTCGTCTGTGTCGGTCAGAACATAGAGTTTTAAACCCTTGTTCGCATAGTGTTGTGCGATGGAACAGGCTAAAACAAGATGAGCAGTCCCTTCCGTCTGCTCATCTTTCATCACGACAAAGTGGGCGCTGTGCGGCACGTTAGTCCTCGGATTGTTGAGAGCGGCTCAACAAGAACTGCGTCAGCATCGGAACCGGACGGCCAGTTGACCCTTTATTTTTCCCTGAGCGCCAAGCGGTGCCGGCCACGTCAAGGTGTGCCCAGTGGTACTTTTTGGTGAACCGGCTTAAAAAGCAAGCGGCTGTGATGGTACCTGCAGGACGACCACCAATATTGGCCATGTCGGCAAACGGGCTATCAAGCTGCTCTTGGTATTCATCCCATAGTGGCAAACGCCATGCGCGGTCGCCGCTTTGGTCAGATGCATTTTGCAATTCATGAGCGAGAGGGTTGTGATTGCTGAGTAAGCCTGTGGCGTGAGCACCCAAGGCAATGACACAGGCACCGGTTAATGTGGCTACATCGACCACGCAGTCAGGCTCGAAACGCTCGACGTAAGTTAGAGCGTCGCATAATACCAAACGACCTTCCGCATCGGTATTGAGCACTTCAACGGTTTGTCCAGACATGGTGGTTAAAATATCACCGGGCCGATAAGCATTGCCGCTTGGCATGTTTTCACATCCAGCCAAAACGCCAATAACATTGATTGGCAGGTTGAGCTCTGCCAGTGCTTTCATGGTGCCGTAAACGCCAGCTGCTCCGCCCATGTCATACTTCATTTCGTCCATGCCTGCTCCGGGCTTGAGCGAAATGCCGCCGGAATCAAATGTGAGGCCTTTACCAATGAGCACAATTGGCGCTTCGTCGGTTTGGCCACCATTGTAATGAATGACGGACATGAGTGATTCGTTGTCACTGCCTCGGCCTACAGCAAGGTAGCTGTGCATTCCCAATGCTTCCATTTGTTTCTCACCGACAACCTCGGTGGAAATTGACGGATAGTCTTGGTCGAGTTGCCTGGCCAAGTCAGCAAGATAAGCGGGGTTACAAATATTCGGTGGCATATTAGCCACGTCTTTACACACTAAAGTCCCTTCGGAGACTGCAAGACCATGCTGAATTGCTCGCTCGCCCACAGGAAGGTCGCGACGCGTTGGTACATTGAACGTAATTTTACGCAGTGGCCGGCGCGTTTCGCCTTTTTTGCTCTTCAGTTGTTCAAAGGTGTACAAAGAGTCCTGAGTGGTCTCAACGGCTTGGCGAACTTTCCAATAGGTATCGCGGCTCTTGACGTGCAACTCAGATAAAAAGCACACGGCTTCCATTGAGCCCGTTTCATTGAGGGTGCTGATGGTCTTTGCGATGATTTGTTTGTATTGGCGCTCATCCAGTTCTCGTTCTTTACCACAGCCAACGAGAAGAACTCGCTCACTGAGAATGTTTGGAACTTGATGAAGTAATAACATTTGTCCAGGTTTACCTTCCAAGTCACCTCGACGAAGCAGGTTCGATAAATAGCCTCCGCTAATCTTATCAAGCTGCTCAGCAACAGGAGTCAGGCGTCGGGGTTCAAATACACCCACAACAATACAGGCGCTACGCTGCTTTTCTGGACTACCACTTTTTACACTGAACTCCATATATGCTCCTATTATTTAAAAGACTTATGACTACTTTTGGGTAATAATCGTGTTCATAACA
This genomic stretch from Echinimonas agarilytica harbors:
- a CDS encoding DNA polymerase III subunit chi, with product MPHSAHFVVMKDEQTEGTAHLVLACSIAQHYANKGLKLYVLTDTDEQAAAIDDLLFALPTEQFVAHAQVQFAPRYGAPVLIGSSTPQNFVPLLINLSAKGPMNAVKCRHIIDLVPSEPTLKQQARDRYRSYQGFGIAPTNGSEQDFPAFN
- the pepA gene encoding leucyl aminopeptidase codes for the protein MEFSVKSGSPEKQRSACIVVGVFEPRRLTPVAEQLDKISGGYLSNLLRRGDLEGKPGQMLLLHQVPNILSERVLLVGCGKERELDERQYKQIIAKTISTLNETGSMEAVCFLSELHVKSRDTYWKVRQAVETTQDSLYTFEQLKSKKGETRRPLRKITFNVPTRRDLPVGERAIQHGLAVSEGTLVCKDVANMPPNICNPAYLADLARQLDQDYPSISTEVVGEKQMEALGMHSYLAVGRGSDNESLMSVIHYNGGQTDEAPIVLIGKGLTFDSGGISLKPGAGMDEMKYDMGGAAGVYGTMKALAELNLPINVIGVLAGCENMPSGNAYRPGDILTTMSGQTVEVLNTDAEGRLVLCDALTYVERFEPDCVVDVATLTGACVIALGAHATGLLSNHNPLAHELQNASDQSGDRAWRLPLWDEYQEQLDSPFADMANIGGRPAGTITAACFLSRFTKKYHWAHLDVAGTAWRSGKNKGSTGRPVPMLTQFLLSRSQQSED